In Xiphophorus hellerii strain 12219 chromosome 13, Xiphophorus_hellerii-4.1, whole genome shotgun sequence, the following proteins share a genomic window:
- the LOC116730968 gene encoding gastrula zinc finger protein XlCGF8.2DB-like, which translates to GEKPFSCVNCGKCFSQKQYLTQHMMIHTGEKPFSCVNCGKCFSQKHVLTRHMMIHIGEKPFSCVNCGKRFSQKQVLTLHMMTHTGEKPFSCVNCGKSFSQKQHLTRHMMIHTGEKPFSCVNCGKGFSRKQHLTLHMMIHTSEKPFSCVNCGKSFSKKCNLTQHMMIHTGEKPFSCVNCGKSFSQKANLTQHMMIHTIEKPFSCVNCGKSFSQKLSLTQHMMIHTGEKPFSCVNCGKGFSQKQHLTQHMRIHTGEKPFSCVTCGKSFSQKLSLTQHMMIHTGEKPFSCVTCGESFRHKVSLIHHLRRHTGEKQ; encoded by the coding sequence ggtgaaaagccgttttcatgtgtgaactgtggaaaatgttttagtcaaaaacagtatttaactcagcacatgatgattcacacaggtgaaaagccgttttcatgtgtgaactgtggaaaatgttttagtcaaaaacacgttttaactcggcacatgatgattcacattggtgaaaagccgttttcatgtgtgaactgtggaaaacgctttagtcaaaaacaggttttaactctgcacatgatgactcacactggtgaaaagccgttttcatgtgtgaactgtggaaaaagttttagtcaaaaacagcatttaactcggcacatgatgattcacactggtgaaaagccgttttcatgtgtgaactgtggaaaaggttttagtcgaaaacagcatttgactctgcacatgatgattcacacaagtgaaaagccattttcatgtgtgaactgtggaaaaagttttagtaaaaaatgtaatttaactcagcacatgatgattcacactggtgaaaagccgttttcatgtgtgaactgtggaaaaagttttagtcaaaaagctaatttaactcagcacatgatgattcacacaattgaaaagccgttttcatgtgtgaactgtggaaaaagttttagtcaaaaacttagtttaactcagcacatgatgattcacactggtgaaaagccgttttcatgtgtgaattgtggaaaaggttttagtcaaaaacagcatttaactcagcacatgaggattcacactggtgaaaagcctttttcatgtgtgacctgtggaaaaagttttagtcaaaaacttagtttaactcagcacatgatgattcacactggtgaaaagccgttttcatgtgtgacctgtggagaaAGTTTTCGTCACAAGGTGAGTTTAATTCACCACTTGAGgcgtcacacaggtgaaaagcagtag